The Ranitomeya imitator isolate aRanImi1 chromosome 8, aRanImi1.pri, whole genome shotgun sequence genome window below encodes:
- the RC3H1 gene encoding roquin-1 isoform X3 — protein sequence MPVQAPQWTDFLSCPICTQTFDETIRKPISLGCGHTVCKMCLNKLHRKACPFDQTTINTDIELLPVNSALLQLVGAQVPEQQPVTLFSGAEDTKHYEEARKCVEELALYLKPLSTARGVGLNSTTQSVLSRPMQRKLVTLVHCQLVEEEGRIRAMRAARSLGERTVTELILQHQNPQQLSSNLWAAVRARGCQFLGPAMQEEALKLVLLALEDGSALSRKVLVLFVVQRLEPRFPQASKTSIGHVVQLLYRASCFKVTKRDEDSSLMQLKEEFRTYEALRREHDSQIVQIAMEAGLRIAPDQWSSLLYGDQSHKSHMQSIIDKTPASFAQSVQELTIALQRTGDPANLNRLRPHLELLANIDPSPDAPPPTWEQLENGLVAVKTVVHGLVDYIQNHSKKGTDQQQVSEARSYHMIQPPQHSKYKTYMCRDMKQRGGCPRGASCTFAHSQEELEKFRKMNKRLVPRRPLSASLGQLNEVGLPTGAIHPDDGPMVKQGALPNGIVTGSSMTQLIPRSTDSGYESVMKPVKLDHLSNSAPGSPPELLDSIPKNSMPALPVSSHPPPQRVSGDLPPLPVSKQIQMVPRGSQIYAPPQTDIFYPDPRGGGPPFEPVSYPPSVYYQQPRFVRPQPSAPESSPTYLDHYPSYLQDRMVGTQYTTPTQQYSPISQPMYPPHYDGRRVYPSAPQSYQREELLDMAPAAGSPYVPEARERYQQVEGYYPVAAHPGQIRPPYNRESYNRLPPQHPSQPHPSLDDLHRRRKEIMAQLEERKVISPPPFAPSPTLTQTFHPEEYLDEELKVSGKYKGNDYSQYSPWSCDTIGSYIGTKDAKPKDVSAGGCVEVANAESKALRDQRLELQRRAPEAGEDDLIPFGDRPTVSRFGAISRTSKNLYQPSGLMQPAMGGQGVPTKPSVTADYSLYSSHGGLGAPSYSPHQNLPSQGHLSDRDRMPKPIPTSERDQLRMELHQLNQQISQQTQVASNRLLVQRESSTLGSQQQPPPPPPAKWSTMLSNEQLSLELHQVEREIGKRTRELSMESHPMGVKSKSEVIKVENGQLEPQTKVLAHELPLTFSNEVPNGSSLAQDITMLSGKTASLTLSEDAQSGGDKNEPLRTGVNSTAAP from the exons GTCCCTGAGCAGCAGCCGGTCACTCTGTTTAGTGGGGCGGAAGATACCAAGCACTATGAGGAGGCCCGAAAGTGTGTGGAGGAGCTGGCTCTGTACCTGAAGCCCCTGAGCACGGCCAGAG GTGTCGGTCTAAACAGCACCACACAAAGTGTGCTAAGCCGCCCCATGCAGCGAAAGCTGGTGACGCTTGTTCATTGCCAACTGGTGGAAGAAGAAGGACGGATCCGAGCAATGAGAGCGGCGCGATCGCTGGGAGAGAGAACGGTGACCGAGCTGATCCTACAACACCAGAACCCGCAGCAGCTCTCCTCCAACCTGTGGGCGGCTGTCCGTGCCCGCGGCTGCCAGTTCCTGGGACCAG CCATGCAGGAAGAAGCCTTGAAGCTTGTCCTCCTGGCTCTGGAAGACGGATCTGCGCTCTCACGGAAGGTCCTTGTTTTGTTTGTGGTGCAAAGACTGGAACCGCGCTTTCCTCAAGCCTCGAAAACTAGCATTGGGCATGTTGTCCAGCTGTTGTATAGAGCCTCTTgctttaag GTCACAAAGCGTGATGAGGATTCCTCCTTGATGCAGCTGAAGGAGGAGTTTCGCACTTACGAGGCGCTGCGCAGAGAGCACGATTCTCAGATTGTGCAGATAGCAATGGAGGCCGGCCTGCGCATCGCCCCCGATCAGTGGTCCTCTCTTCTGTACGGGGATCAGTCTCATAAATCCCATATGCAGTCCATTATTGACAAG ACCCCGGCCTCGTTTGCTCAGAGTGTCCAGGAACTGACCATTGCTCTGCAGAGGACTGGAGACCCCGCTAATCTCAACAGATTACGACCGCACCTAGAGCTGCTGGCGAATATAGATCCAAGTCCCG ATGCTCCACCTCCAACATGGGAGCAGCTGGAGAACGGTCTTGTGGCGGTGAAGACTGTTGTGCATGGGCTGGTTGATTACATCCAGAACCACAGCAAGAAGGGGACTGACCAGCAGCAGGTGAGCGAGGCTCGGAGCTACCACATGATCCAG CCTCCGCAGCACAGCAAGTACAAGACTTACATGTGCAGGGACATGAAGCAGCGTGGAGGATGCCCCCGTGGGGCCAGCTGCACCTTCGCTCACTCTCAAGAAGAGTTAGAAAA gtTTAGAAAGATGAACAAACGTTTGGTTCCTAGGCGGCCATTGAGTGCCTCGCTCGGTCAACTGAACGAAGTAGGGTTACCCACTGGGGCGATACACCCAGATGACGGGCCCATGGTTAAACAAGGTGCCCTTCCCAATGGCATTGTGACGGGGAGCTCAATGACCCAACTGATTCCCCGGAGTACGGACTCTGGCTACGAGTCTGTCATGAAGCCCGTGAAGTTGGATCATCTGAGTAACAGTGCCCCAGGCTCTCCCCCGGAGTT gCTTGACTCCATCCCCAAGAACTCCATGCCTGCCTTACCAGTCAGTTCTCACCCTCCTCCTCAACGCGTGTCCGGTGATCTCCCCCCTCTGCCGGTGTCTAAGCAGATACAGATGGTGCCACGGGGCTCCCAAATCTATGCTCCCCCTCAAACTGATATCTTTTACCCTGACCCTAGAGGAGGGGGCCCTCCGTTCGAACCTGTATCCTACCCACCAA GTGTTTATTACCAACAGCCTCGCTTCGTCAGACCTCAGCCATCGGCCCCCGAGTCGTCCCCTACCTACCTCGATCACTATCCTTCCTATTTACAAGACAGGATGGTTGGCACGCAGTACACAACCCCCACTCAGCAGTACTCGCCCATCAGCCAACCTATGTACCCCCCACACTACGATGGCCGCCGTGTATACCCTTCTGCTCCACAATCCTACCAGAGGGAAGAGCTCCTTGACATGGCACCTGCTGCCGGGTCACCCTACGTGCCGGAAGCTCGAGAGAGGTACCAACAAGTAGAAGGCTACTACCCTGTGGCTGCCCACCCGGGGCAGATAAGACCACCGTATAACagg GAGTCTTACAACCGTCTGCCACCTCAGCATCCATCACAGCCCCATCCCAGCCTGGATGATCTTCACCGTCGACGTAAAGAGATCATGGCTCAGCTAGAGGAGAGGAAAGTGATCTCGCCGCCTCCATTCGCTCCTTCACCGACTCTGACTCAAACCTTCCATCCAGAAGAG TATCTTGATGAGGAACTGAAAGTATCTGGGAAGTACAAAGGGAACGACTACAGCCAGTACTCCCCCTGGTCCTGTGACACGATCGGTTCCTATATTGGAACCAAAGACGCCAAACCCAAAGACGTTTCAGCCGGTGGCTGCGTGGAAGTAGCA AACGCTGAGAGCAAAGCCCTAAGGGATCAGCGCCTTGAACTTCAGCGGCGAGCCCCAGAGGCGGGAGAGGATGATCTCATTCCGTTTGGCGACCGACCCACAGTTTCCCGTTTTGGTGCCATCTCCCGCACCTCCAAGAACTTGTACCAGCCATCTGGTCTTATGCAGCCGGCAATGGGAGGCCAAGGTGTGCCAACCAAACCAAGCGTTACTG CAGATTACAGCCTGTACAGTAGTCATGGCGGCCTGGGAGCTCCATCATATTCTCCCCACCAGAACCTTCCTTCTCAGGGACATTTGAGTGACAG AGATCGTATGCCCAAGCCTATACCTACATCTGAGAGAGATCAGCTTAGGATGGAGTTACACCAGCTAAACCAGCAAATCAGTCAGCAGACACAG GTTGCAAGTAACCGTCTCCTCGTGCAGAGAGAATCCTCCACTTTAGGAAGTCAGCAGCAGCCGCCTCCTCCGCCACCAGCCAAATGGTCAACCATGTTGTCTAATGAACAGCTGAGCCTTGAGCTGCATCAAGTGGAGCGGGAAATCGGGAAAAGAACTCGCGAGCTTAGTATG GAGAGTCATCCCATGGGTGTTAAAAGCAAATCGGAGGTCATCAAGGTGGAGAATGGACAGCTGGAGCCACAGACCAAGGTGCTGGCACATGAGCTGCCCTTGACTTTCAG CAACGAGGTGCCAAATGGATCTAGCTTGGCCCAAGACATCACTATGCTATCTGGCAAGACGGCGTCTTTAACTCTTTCAGAGGATGCCCAATCTGGTGGGGATAAAAATGAGCCCCTGAGAACTGGAGTCAATTCCACTGCTGCTCCATAG
- the RC3H1 gene encoding roquin-1 isoform X2: MPVQAPQWTDFLSCPICTQTFDETIRKPISLGCGHTVCKMCLNKLHRKACPFDQTTINTDIELLPVNSALLQLVGAQVPEQQPVTLFSGAEDTKHYEEARKCVEELALYLKPLSTARGVGLNSTTQSVLSRPMQRKLVTLVHCQLVEEEGRIRAMRAARSLGERTVTELILQHQNPQQLSSNLWAAVRARGCQFLGPAMQEEALKLVLLALEDGSALSRKVLVLFVVQRLEPRFPQASKTSIGHVVQLLYRASCFKVTKRDEDSSLMQLKEEFRTYEALRREHDSQIVQIAMEAGLRIAPDQWSSLLYGDQSHKSHMQSIIDKLQTPASFAQSVQELTIALQRTGDPANLNRLRPHLELLANIDPSPDAPPPTWEQLENGLVAVKTVVHGLVDYIQNHSKKGTDQQQVSEARSYHMIQPPQHSKYKTYMCRDMKQRGGCPRGASCTFAHSQEELEKFRKMNKRLVPRRPLSASLGQLNEVGLPTGAIHPDDGPMVKQGALPNGIVTGSSMTQLIPRSTDSGYESVMKPVKLDHLSNSAPGSPPELLDSIPKNSMPALPVSSHPPPQRVSGDLPPLPVSKQIQMVPRGSQIYAPPQTDIFYPDPRGGGPPFEPVSYPPSVYYQQPRFVRPQPSAPESSPTYLDHYPSYLQDRMVGTQYTTPTQQYSPISQPMYPPHYDGRRVYPSAPQSYQREELLDMAPAAGSPYVPEARERYQQVEGYYPVAAHPGQIRPPYNRESYNRLPPQHPSQPHPSLDDLHRRRKEIMAQLEERKVISPPPFAPSPTLTQTFHPEEYLDEELKVSGKYKGNDYSQYSPWSCDTIGSYIGTKDAKPKDVSAGGCVEVANAESKALRDQRLELQRRAPEAGEDDLIPFGDRPTVSRFGAISRTSKNLYQPSGLMQPAMGGQGVPTKPSVTDYSLYSSHGGLGAPSYSPHQNLPSQGHLSDRDRMPKPIPTSERDQLRMELHQLNQQISQQTQVASNRLLVQRESSTLGSQQQPPPPPPAKWSTMLSNEQLSLELHQVEREIGKRTRELSMESHPMGVKSKSEVIKVENGQLEPQTKVLAHELPLTFSNEVPNGSSLAQDITMLSGKTASLTLSEDAQSGGDKNEPLRTGVNSTAAP; this comes from the exons GTCCCTGAGCAGCAGCCGGTCACTCTGTTTAGTGGGGCGGAAGATACCAAGCACTATGAGGAGGCCCGAAAGTGTGTGGAGGAGCTGGCTCTGTACCTGAAGCCCCTGAGCACGGCCAGAG GTGTCGGTCTAAACAGCACCACACAAAGTGTGCTAAGCCGCCCCATGCAGCGAAAGCTGGTGACGCTTGTTCATTGCCAACTGGTGGAAGAAGAAGGACGGATCCGAGCAATGAGAGCGGCGCGATCGCTGGGAGAGAGAACGGTGACCGAGCTGATCCTACAACACCAGAACCCGCAGCAGCTCTCCTCCAACCTGTGGGCGGCTGTCCGTGCCCGCGGCTGCCAGTTCCTGGGACCAG CCATGCAGGAAGAAGCCTTGAAGCTTGTCCTCCTGGCTCTGGAAGACGGATCTGCGCTCTCACGGAAGGTCCTTGTTTTGTTTGTGGTGCAAAGACTGGAACCGCGCTTTCCTCAAGCCTCGAAAACTAGCATTGGGCATGTTGTCCAGCTGTTGTATAGAGCCTCTTgctttaag GTCACAAAGCGTGATGAGGATTCCTCCTTGATGCAGCTGAAGGAGGAGTTTCGCACTTACGAGGCGCTGCGCAGAGAGCACGATTCTCAGATTGTGCAGATAGCAATGGAGGCCGGCCTGCGCATCGCCCCCGATCAGTGGTCCTCTCTTCTGTACGGGGATCAGTCTCATAAATCCCATATGCAGTCCATTATTGACAAG TTGCAGACCCCGGCCTCGTTTGCTCAGAGTGTCCAGGAACTGACCATTGCTCTGCAGAGGACTGGAGACCCCGCTAATCTCAACAGATTACGACCGCACCTAGAGCTGCTGGCGAATATAGATCCAAGTCCCG ATGCTCCACCTCCAACATGGGAGCAGCTGGAGAACGGTCTTGTGGCGGTGAAGACTGTTGTGCATGGGCTGGTTGATTACATCCAGAACCACAGCAAGAAGGGGACTGACCAGCAGCAGGTGAGCGAGGCTCGGAGCTACCACATGATCCAG CCTCCGCAGCACAGCAAGTACAAGACTTACATGTGCAGGGACATGAAGCAGCGTGGAGGATGCCCCCGTGGGGCCAGCTGCACCTTCGCTCACTCTCAAGAAGAGTTAGAAAA gtTTAGAAAGATGAACAAACGTTTGGTTCCTAGGCGGCCATTGAGTGCCTCGCTCGGTCAACTGAACGAAGTAGGGTTACCCACTGGGGCGATACACCCAGATGACGGGCCCATGGTTAAACAAGGTGCCCTTCCCAATGGCATTGTGACGGGGAGCTCAATGACCCAACTGATTCCCCGGAGTACGGACTCTGGCTACGAGTCTGTCATGAAGCCCGTGAAGTTGGATCATCTGAGTAACAGTGCCCCAGGCTCTCCCCCGGAGTT gCTTGACTCCATCCCCAAGAACTCCATGCCTGCCTTACCAGTCAGTTCTCACCCTCCTCCTCAACGCGTGTCCGGTGATCTCCCCCCTCTGCCGGTGTCTAAGCAGATACAGATGGTGCCACGGGGCTCCCAAATCTATGCTCCCCCTCAAACTGATATCTTTTACCCTGACCCTAGAGGAGGGGGCCCTCCGTTCGAACCTGTATCCTACCCACCAA GTGTTTATTACCAACAGCCTCGCTTCGTCAGACCTCAGCCATCGGCCCCCGAGTCGTCCCCTACCTACCTCGATCACTATCCTTCCTATTTACAAGACAGGATGGTTGGCACGCAGTACACAACCCCCACTCAGCAGTACTCGCCCATCAGCCAACCTATGTACCCCCCACACTACGATGGCCGCCGTGTATACCCTTCTGCTCCACAATCCTACCAGAGGGAAGAGCTCCTTGACATGGCACCTGCTGCCGGGTCACCCTACGTGCCGGAAGCTCGAGAGAGGTACCAACAAGTAGAAGGCTACTACCCTGTGGCTGCCCACCCGGGGCAGATAAGACCACCGTATAACagg GAGTCTTACAACCGTCTGCCACCTCAGCATCCATCACAGCCCCATCCCAGCCTGGATGATCTTCACCGTCGACGTAAAGAGATCATGGCTCAGCTAGAGGAGAGGAAAGTGATCTCGCCGCCTCCATTCGCTCCTTCACCGACTCTGACTCAAACCTTCCATCCAGAAGAG TATCTTGATGAGGAACTGAAAGTATCTGGGAAGTACAAAGGGAACGACTACAGCCAGTACTCCCCCTGGTCCTGTGACACGATCGGTTCCTATATTGGAACCAAAGACGCCAAACCCAAAGACGTTTCAGCCGGTGGCTGCGTGGAAGTAGCA AACGCTGAGAGCAAAGCCCTAAGGGATCAGCGCCTTGAACTTCAGCGGCGAGCCCCAGAGGCGGGAGAGGATGATCTCATTCCGTTTGGCGACCGACCCACAGTTTCCCGTTTTGGTGCCATCTCCCGCACCTCCAAGAACTTGTACCAGCCATCTGGTCTTATGCAGCCGGCAATGGGAGGCCAAGGTGTGCCAACCAAACCAAGCGTTACTG ATTACAGCCTGTACAGTAGTCATGGCGGCCTGGGAGCTCCATCATATTCTCCCCACCAGAACCTTCCTTCTCAGGGACATTTGAGTGACAG AGATCGTATGCCCAAGCCTATACCTACATCTGAGAGAGATCAGCTTAGGATGGAGTTACACCAGCTAAACCAGCAAATCAGTCAGCAGACACAG GTTGCAAGTAACCGTCTCCTCGTGCAGAGAGAATCCTCCACTTTAGGAAGTCAGCAGCAGCCGCCTCCTCCGCCACCAGCCAAATGGTCAACCATGTTGTCTAATGAACAGCTGAGCCTTGAGCTGCATCAAGTGGAGCGGGAAATCGGGAAAAGAACTCGCGAGCTTAGTATG GAGAGTCATCCCATGGGTGTTAAAAGCAAATCGGAGGTCATCAAGGTGGAGAATGGACAGCTGGAGCCACAGACCAAGGTGCTGGCACATGAGCTGCCCTTGACTTTCAG CAACGAGGTGCCAAATGGATCTAGCTTGGCCCAAGACATCACTATGCTATCTGGCAAGACGGCGTCTTTAACTCTTTCAGAGGATGCCCAATCTGGTGGGGATAAAAATGAGCCCCTGAGAACTGGAGTCAATTCCACTGCTGCTCCATAG
- the RC3H1 gene encoding roquin-1 isoform X1 produces MPVQAPQWTDFLSCPICTQTFDETIRKPISLGCGHTVCKMCLNKLHRKACPFDQTTINTDIELLPVNSALLQLVGAQVPEQQPVTLFSGAEDTKHYEEARKCVEELALYLKPLSTARGVGLNSTTQSVLSRPMQRKLVTLVHCQLVEEEGRIRAMRAARSLGERTVTELILQHQNPQQLSSNLWAAVRARGCQFLGPAMQEEALKLVLLALEDGSALSRKVLVLFVVQRLEPRFPQASKTSIGHVVQLLYRASCFKVTKRDEDSSLMQLKEEFRTYEALRREHDSQIVQIAMEAGLRIAPDQWSSLLYGDQSHKSHMQSIIDKLQTPASFAQSVQELTIALQRTGDPANLNRLRPHLELLANIDPSPDAPPPTWEQLENGLVAVKTVVHGLVDYIQNHSKKGTDQQQVSEARSYHMIQPPQHSKYKTYMCRDMKQRGGCPRGASCTFAHSQEELEKFRKMNKRLVPRRPLSASLGQLNEVGLPTGAIHPDDGPMVKQGALPNGIVTGSSMTQLIPRSTDSGYESVMKPVKLDHLSNSAPGSPPELLDSIPKNSMPALPVSSHPPPQRVSGDLPPLPVSKQIQMVPRGSQIYAPPQTDIFYPDPRGGGPPFEPVSYPPSVYYQQPRFVRPQPSAPESSPTYLDHYPSYLQDRMVGTQYTTPTQQYSPISQPMYPPHYDGRRVYPSAPQSYQREELLDMAPAAGSPYVPEARERYQQVEGYYPVAAHPGQIRPPYNRESYNRLPPQHPSQPHPSLDDLHRRRKEIMAQLEERKVISPPPFAPSPTLTQTFHPEEYLDEELKVSGKYKGNDYSQYSPWSCDTIGSYIGTKDAKPKDVSAGGCVEVANAESKALRDQRLELQRRAPEAGEDDLIPFGDRPTVSRFGAISRTSKNLYQPSGLMQPAMGGQGVPTKPSVTADYSLYSSHGGLGAPSYSPHQNLPSQGHLSDRDRMPKPIPTSERDQLRMELHQLNQQISQQTQVASNRLLVQRESSTLGSQQQPPPPPPAKWSTMLSNEQLSLELHQVEREIGKRTRELSMESHPMGVKSKSEVIKVENGQLEPQTKVLAHELPLTFSNEVPNGSSLAQDITMLSGKTASLTLSEDAQSGGDKNEPLRTGVNSTAAP; encoded by the exons GTCCCTGAGCAGCAGCCGGTCACTCTGTTTAGTGGGGCGGAAGATACCAAGCACTATGAGGAGGCCCGAAAGTGTGTGGAGGAGCTGGCTCTGTACCTGAAGCCCCTGAGCACGGCCAGAG GTGTCGGTCTAAACAGCACCACACAAAGTGTGCTAAGCCGCCCCATGCAGCGAAAGCTGGTGACGCTTGTTCATTGCCAACTGGTGGAAGAAGAAGGACGGATCCGAGCAATGAGAGCGGCGCGATCGCTGGGAGAGAGAACGGTGACCGAGCTGATCCTACAACACCAGAACCCGCAGCAGCTCTCCTCCAACCTGTGGGCGGCTGTCCGTGCCCGCGGCTGCCAGTTCCTGGGACCAG CCATGCAGGAAGAAGCCTTGAAGCTTGTCCTCCTGGCTCTGGAAGACGGATCTGCGCTCTCACGGAAGGTCCTTGTTTTGTTTGTGGTGCAAAGACTGGAACCGCGCTTTCCTCAAGCCTCGAAAACTAGCATTGGGCATGTTGTCCAGCTGTTGTATAGAGCCTCTTgctttaag GTCACAAAGCGTGATGAGGATTCCTCCTTGATGCAGCTGAAGGAGGAGTTTCGCACTTACGAGGCGCTGCGCAGAGAGCACGATTCTCAGATTGTGCAGATAGCAATGGAGGCCGGCCTGCGCATCGCCCCCGATCAGTGGTCCTCTCTTCTGTACGGGGATCAGTCTCATAAATCCCATATGCAGTCCATTATTGACAAG TTGCAGACCCCGGCCTCGTTTGCTCAGAGTGTCCAGGAACTGACCATTGCTCTGCAGAGGACTGGAGACCCCGCTAATCTCAACAGATTACGACCGCACCTAGAGCTGCTGGCGAATATAGATCCAAGTCCCG ATGCTCCACCTCCAACATGGGAGCAGCTGGAGAACGGTCTTGTGGCGGTGAAGACTGTTGTGCATGGGCTGGTTGATTACATCCAGAACCACAGCAAGAAGGGGACTGACCAGCAGCAGGTGAGCGAGGCTCGGAGCTACCACATGATCCAG CCTCCGCAGCACAGCAAGTACAAGACTTACATGTGCAGGGACATGAAGCAGCGTGGAGGATGCCCCCGTGGGGCCAGCTGCACCTTCGCTCACTCTCAAGAAGAGTTAGAAAA gtTTAGAAAGATGAACAAACGTTTGGTTCCTAGGCGGCCATTGAGTGCCTCGCTCGGTCAACTGAACGAAGTAGGGTTACCCACTGGGGCGATACACCCAGATGACGGGCCCATGGTTAAACAAGGTGCCCTTCCCAATGGCATTGTGACGGGGAGCTCAATGACCCAACTGATTCCCCGGAGTACGGACTCTGGCTACGAGTCTGTCATGAAGCCCGTGAAGTTGGATCATCTGAGTAACAGTGCCCCAGGCTCTCCCCCGGAGTT gCTTGACTCCATCCCCAAGAACTCCATGCCTGCCTTACCAGTCAGTTCTCACCCTCCTCCTCAACGCGTGTCCGGTGATCTCCCCCCTCTGCCGGTGTCTAAGCAGATACAGATGGTGCCACGGGGCTCCCAAATCTATGCTCCCCCTCAAACTGATATCTTTTACCCTGACCCTAGAGGAGGGGGCCCTCCGTTCGAACCTGTATCCTACCCACCAA GTGTTTATTACCAACAGCCTCGCTTCGTCAGACCTCAGCCATCGGCCCCCGAGTCGTCCCCTACCTACCTCGATCACTATCCTTCCTATTTACAAGACAGGATGGTTGGCACGCAGTACACAACCCCCACTCAGCAGTACTCGCCCATCAGCCAACCTATGTACCCCCCACACTACGATGGCCGCCGTGTATACCCTTCTGCTCCACAATCCTACCAGAGGGAAGAGCTCCTTGACATGGCACCTGCTGCCGGGTCACCCTACGTGCCGGAAGCTCGAGAGAGGTACCAACAAGTAGAAGGCTACTACCCTGTGGCTGCCCACCCGGGGCAGATAAGACCACCGTATAACagg GAGTCTTACAACCGTCTGCCACCTCAGCATCCATCACAGCCCCATCCCAGCCTGGATGATCTTCACCGTCGACGTAAAGAGATCATGGCTCAGCTAGAGGAGAGGAAAGTGATCTCGCCGCCTCCATTCGCTCCTTCACCGACTCTGACTCAAACCTTCCATCCAGAAGAG TATCTTGATGAGGAACTGAAAGTATCTGGGAAGTACAAAGGGAACGACTACAGCCAGTACTCCCCCTGGTCCTGTGACACGATCGGTTCCTATATTGGAACCAAAGACGCCAAACCCAAAGACGTTTCAGCCGGTGGCTGCGTGGAAGTAGCA AACGCTGAGAGCAAAGCCCTAAGGGATCAGCGCCTTGAACTTCAGCGGCGAGCCCCAGAGGCGGGAGAGGATGATCTCATTCCGTTTGGCGACCGACCCACAGTTTCCCGTTTTGGTGCCATCTCCCGCACCTCCAAGAACTTGTACCAGCCATCTGGTCTTATGCAGCCGGCAATGGGAGGCCAAGGTGTGCCAACCAAACCAAGCGTTACTG CAGATTACAGCCTGTACAGTAGTCATGGCGGCCTGGGAGCTCCATCATATTCTCCCCACCAGAACCTTCCTTCTCAGGGACATTTGAGTGACAG AGATCGTATGCCCAAGCCTATACCTACATCTGAGAGAGATCAGCTTAGGATGGAGTTACACCAGCTAAACCAGCAAATCAGTCAGCAGACACAG GTTGCAAGTAACCGTCTCCTCGTGCAGAGAGAATCCTCCACTTTAGGAAGTCAGCAGCAGCCGCCTCCTCCGCCACCAGCCAAATGGTCAACCATGTTGTCTAATGAACAGCTGAGCCTTGAGCTGCATCAAGTGGAGCGGGAAATCGGGAAAAGAACTCGCGAGCTTAGTATG GAGAGTCATCCCATGGGTGTTAAAAGCAAATCGGAGGTCATCAAGGTGGAGAATGGACAGCTGGAGCCACAGACCAAGGTGCTGGCACATGAGCTGCCCTTGACTTTCAG CAACGAGGTGCCAAATGGATCTAGCTTGGCCCAAGACATCACTATGCTATCTGGCAAGACGGCGTCTTTAACTCTTTCAGAGGATGCCCAATCTGGTGGGGATAAAAATGAGCCCCTGAGAACTGGAGTCAATTCCACTGCTGCTCCATAG